Proteins encoded by one window of Dioscorea cayenensis subsp. rotundata cultivar TDr96_F1 chromosome 20, TDr96_F1_v2_PseudoChromosome.rev07_lg8_w22 25.fasta, whole genome shotgun sequence:
- the LOC120251829 gene encoding berberine bridge enzyme-like 22: protein MAPNIAIPFILFIISIITLTTSSHSLLSNEAFLQCLHLKTKTSIKNLSKLLYFPNNNTYSSFLLFSMVNTRFNTISTPKPLLIFTPTQDSHIQGSIICAKNHNLSLRVRSGGHDYEGLSSRSQHPQPFIILDLINLNSVTVNVEHGTAWVQAGATLGEVYYQIANKSSVLGFPAGICPSVGVGGHISGGGMGTMVRKYGLAADNVLDVRLVDVHGRILDKDSMGEDLFWAVRGGGAASFGVVLSWKLRLVPVPQTVTVFAITKSAKEGAVELIDKWQYIAYKLPEELFIEAIVQTVTNGSSRRVEGLFNCLFLGNSSELVRVMGERFPELGVGMKDCKEMSWVQSVLFFGFSQSGLPADSLMDRKLQLQNKGLFKAKSDFVREPVPKDVLERLWSRFMEVERASMFMDPYGGKMAEISESETPFPHRKGTLYNIQYLVGWSDTSSKASKEHIRWIRSLYKQMGPYVSRNPRAAYLNFRDLDLGRNEWRNTSYFKAKVWGVKYFKNNFKRLAFVKGDVDPENFFRNEQSIPPLFL, encoded by the coding sequence ATGGCTCCAAACATTGCTATTCCTTTTATCCTattcatcatctccatcatcacCTTAACAACCTCCTCTCATTCACTACTCTCCAATGAAGCATTCCTCCAATGCCTTCATCTCAAAACCAAAACATCCataaaaaacctctccaaactcCTCTACTTCCCCAACAACAACACCTACTCCTCATTCCTCCTCTTCTCAATGGTAAACACAAGGTTCAACACCATATCAACACCAAAGCCTCTGCTCATCTTCACACCCACACAAGACTCTCATATCCAAGGCTCTATCATATGTGCCAAAAATCATAACCTTTCTCTAAGAGTACGTAGTGGTGGCCATGACTATGAAGGTCTCTCATCTAGATCACAACATCCCCAACCCTTCATCATTTTAGACCTCATAAACCTCAACTCAGTCACTGTTAACGTAGAGCATGGCACGGCGTGGGTTCAAGCCGGCGCCACCCTCGGCGAAGTCTACTACCAAATAGCTAATAAAAGCTCCGTTCTTGGGTTCCCCGCTGGAATATGTCCGTCAGTCGGTGTTGGTGGGCACATCAGTGGCGGTGGCATGGGAACAATGGTCAGAAAGTATGGTCTTGCTGCTGATAATGTCTTGGACGTAAGACTTGTGGACGTGCATGGCAGGATTTTGGACAAAGATTCCATGGGAGAGGATCTATTCTGGGCTGTTAGAGGTGGTGGAGCAGCAAGCTTTGGTGTTGTTCTTTCATGGAAGTTAAGGTTGGTTCCTGTTCCTCAAACTGTGACAGTGTTTGCTATAACTAAGAGTGCAAAAGAAGGTGCAGTGGAGCTCATTGATAAGTGGCAGTACATTGCTTATAAGCTACCTGAAGAGCTGTTTATTGAAGCTATTGTACAAACTGTGACTAATGGTAGTAGTAGGAGAGTGGAAGGTTTGTTTAATTGCTTGTTTCTTGGGAATTCCAGTGAGCTTGTGAGGGTAATGGGTGAGAGGTTTCCTGAGTTAGGAGTTGGGATGAAGGATTGCAAGGAGATGAGCTGGGTTCAGTCTGTGTTGTTCTTTGGGTTTTCACAAAGTGGATTGCCTGCTGACTCTTTGATGGATAGGAAGCTTCAGCTTCAAAATAAAGGATTGTTTAAAGCTAAGTCTGACTTTGTGAGGGAGCCTGTGCCAAAGGATGTTTTGGAGAGGTTGTGGAGTAGATTTATGGAGGTTGAAAGAGCTTCCATGTTCATGGATCCATATGGTGGGAAAATGGCTGAGATTTCAGAGTCAGAGACCCCCTTTCCACATAGGAAAGGGACTTTGTATAACATTCAATATCTTGTTGGATGGAGTGATACAAGTTCTAAGGCGTCTAAAGAGCATATTAGGTGGATTAGAAGTTTGTATAAACAAATGGGTCCTTATGTTTCAAGGAATCCTAGAGCTGCATACCTTAATTTTAGGGACCTGGATTTGGGTAGGAATGAGTGGAGAAACACTAGCTACTTCAAGGCTAAGGTTTGGGGTGTGaagtatttcaaaaataatttcaaaaggcTGGCTTTTGTGAAAGGTGATGTTGATCCTGAGAATTTCTTCAGAAATGAGCAGAGTATTCCACCcctgtttctttga
- the LOC120251831 gene encoding coiled-coil domain-containing protein 25 isoform X2: MSSAHVYLRLNKGQTIDDISEGLLEDCAQLVKANSIQGNKVNNVDVVYTPWYNLKKTPSMDVGQVGFHNSKMVRTVRVEKRINEIVNRLNKTKVERHPDLKAEREAVNAAEKAERKLQLRDKKRREDLERLEKEKQAEIRSYKGLMVSDKMTSNKQIASANKSLQELEDDFM; encoded by the exons ATGTCATCGGCTCATGTGTATCTGAGGCTGAATAAAGGTCAGACCATCGACGACATCAGCGAGGGGTTGTTGGAGGATTGCGCTCAGCTCGTCAAGGCCAATTCGATTCAAG GTAATAAGGTTAATAACGTCGATGTTGTTTATACTCCTTGGTATAATCTGAAGAAGACTCCTTCTATGGATGTTGGACAAGTTGGTTTTCACAATTCGAAGATG GTCCGCACAGTGCGGGTAGAGAAACGAATAAATGAGATTGTGAACAGGTTGAACAAGACCAAAGTCGAAAGGCATCCTGACCTGAAGG CTGAGCGAGAAGCTGTTAATGCTGCAGAGAAGGCTGAACGGAAGCTTCAGCTAAGGGACAAG AAACGACGAGAGGATTTGGAAAGACTTGAGAAGGAGAAGCAAGCAGAGATACGGAGTTACAAGGGCCTTATGGTTTCAGACAAGATGacttcaaacaaacaaattgcATCCGCCAATAAATCCTTGCAAGAACTAGAAGATGATTTCATGTGA
- the LOC120251831 gene encoding coiled-coil domain-containing protein 25 isoform X1: MVFYFKSRPESGGYTIFMGLDKHENEELIKYGFPEDIWFHVDKMSSAHVYLRLNKGQTIDDISEGLLEDCAQLVKANSIQGNKVNNVDVVYTPWYNLKKTPSMDVGQVGFHNSKMVRTVRVEKRINEIVNRLNKTKVERHPDLKAEREAVNAAEKAERKLQLRDKKRREDLERLEKEKQAEIRSYKGLMVSDKMTSNKQIASANKSLQELEDDFM, encoded by the exons ATGGTCTTCTACTTCAAGTCGCGCCCTGAATCCGGCGGCTACACCATCTTCATGGGCCTTGACAAGCACGAGAATGAGGAGCTCATCAAGTATGGCTTCCCCGAGGATATCTG GTTTCATGTCGACAAGATGTCATCGGCTCATGTGTATCTGAGGCTGAATAAAGGTCAGACCATCGACGACATCAGCGAGGGGTTGTTGGAGGATTGCGCTCAGCTCGTCAAGGCCAATTCGATTCAAG GTAATAAGGTTAATAACGTCGATGTTGTTTATACTCCTTGGTATAATCTGAAGAAGACTCCTTCTATGGATGTTGGACAAGTTGGTTTTCACAATTCGAAGATG GTCCGCACAGTGCGGGTAGAGAAACGAATAAATGAGATTGTGAACAGGTTGAACAAGACCAAAGTCGAAAGGCATCCTGACCTGAAGG CTGAGCGAGAAGCTGTTAATGCTGCAGAGAAGGCTGAACGGAAGCTTCAGCTAAGGGACAAG AAACGACGAGAGGATTTGGAAAGACTTGAGAAGGAGAAGCAAGCAGAGATACGGAGTTACAAGGGCCTTATGGTTTCAGACAAGATGacttcaaacaaacaaattgcATCCGCCAATAAATCCTTGCAAGAACTAGAAGATGATTTCATGTGA
- the LOC120251830 gene encoding protein CONTINUOUS VASCULAR RING 1-like, with product MGDERSLAAMASRDSRDRELLIPVGGDHGDDSDSKASPSNASAHHLHHSGREAFYKVVHSWASKKFMTGVVILFPIAITFYITWWFIHFVDGFFSPIYVQLGINIFGLGFVTSILFIFLVGVFMSSWLGASVLGIGEWFIKRMPFARHIYNASKQISAAISPDQNTQAFKEVAIIRHPRIGEYALGFITSAVVLQSYSGEEELCCVYVPTNHLYVGDIFLINSKDVIRPNLSVREGIEIVVSVGMAMPQILTTLDSHAIHMDRPGSSRS from the exons ATGGGCGACGAGAGGTCGTTGGCTGCGATGGCGAGCAGAGACTCTAGGGATCGGGAACTCCTCATCCCCGTCGGCGGTGACCACGGCGATGACTCCGATTCCAAGGCCTCCCCTTCTAACGCCTCGGCTCATCACCTCCACCACTCCGGCCGCGAG GCATTTTATAAAGTTGTTCATAGCTGGGCTTCCAAGAAGTTCATGACTGGAGT TGTGATCTTGTTCCCTATAGCGATCACCTTCTACATCACAtggtggtttattcattttgtgGATGGGTTCTTTTCTCCCATCTATGTTCAACTTGGAATTAACATATTTG GACTTGGATTTGTAACTTCCATTTTGTTCATCTTTTTGGTTGGTGTATTCATGTCATCGTGGCTGGGGGCATCTGTCCTCGGTATTGGAGAATGGTTTATCAAGCGAATGCCTTTTGCTCGCCACATCTACAATGCATCCAAGCAAATTAGTGCAGCCATATCGCCTG ATCAGAACACACAAGCCTTCAAGGAAGTAGCCATTATAAGGCACCCACGTATCGGTGAATATGCAttaggatttatcacttcggCCGTTGTTCTTCAG AGTTATTCTGGTGAAGAGGAACTCTGTTGTGTTTATGTACCAACAAATCATCTCTATGTTGGGGATATATTTCTCATCAATTCCAAAGATGTCATTAGACCCAATTTATCTGTCCGAGAAGGAATTG AGATTGTTGTTTCTGTTGGCATGGCGATGCCCCAGATCCTCACAACGTTGGATTCTCATGCAATCCACATGGATAGACCCGGAAGTAGCAGAAGCTGA
- the LOC120251172 gene encoding uncharacterized protein LOC120251172, with translation MFGLRLAVLLKVGELKVASLTMETTTEERLGEMLAIRPPRLEDAGLEDCALPPDAIREAFARAADSLKSRLTIASDDDESDDNDAQRTDDESDLQTASSRVLVMVGDDGVVEEEEKKAKGLREEDGVGSDDVEDDPKPKGDLDDFECR, from the coding sequence ATGTTCGGATTGCGATTGGCGGTGCTTCTCAAAGTAGGAGAGCTGAAAGTTGCGTCTTTGACGATGGAAACAACAACGGAGGAGAGGCTCGGCGAGATGCTGGCGATCCGGCCACCAAGGCTGGAGGACGCCGGCCTCGAGGACTGCGCTCTTCCCCCGGATGCGATCAGAGAGGCCTTCGCTCGTGCCGCGGATTCCCTCAAATCTCGCCTCACCATCGCCTCCGACGACGATGAGAGCGATGATAATGACGCCCAAAGGACTGACGATGAATCAGACCTCCAGACAGCAtcttctagggttttagttaTGGTTGGAGACGATGGTGTTgttgaagaagaggagaagaaggcaAAGGGGCTTCGAGAAGAAGATGGTGTTGGGAGTGACGATGTTGAAGACGATCCTAAGCCCAAGGGCGATCTAGATGACTTTGAATGTCGATAA
- the LOC120251909 gene encoding ras-related protein Rab7-like isoform X2, giving the protein MASRRRTLLKVIILGDSGVGKTSLMNQYVNRKFSNQYKATIGADFLTKEVQVEDRSFTLQIWDTAGQERFQSLGVAFYRGADCCVLVYDVNSMKSFDNLNNWREEFLIQASPSDPENFPFIVLGNKIDVDGGNSRVVSEKKAKAWCASKSNIPYFETSAKEGFNVEAAFECIAKNAFKNEPEENMYLPNTVDVTAGGRQQRSASSCEC; this is encoded by the exons ATGGCTTCTCGCAGGCGGACGCTTCTCAAGGTTATCATCCTCGGTGATAGCGG GGTTGGGAAGACGTCTCTGATGAATCA GTATGTGAATCGAAAGTTCAGCAACCAGTACAAAGCCACGATTGGAGCTGATTTCTTGACCAAAGAAGTGCAAGTGGAAGATAGGTCATTCACATTGCAG ATTTGGGACACAGCAGGGCAAGAAAGATTTCAGAGTCTTGGGGTGGCTTTTTACCGTGGTGCTGATTGCTGTGTTCTTGTTTATGATGTTAATTCCATGAAATCATTTGATAATCTGAACAATTGGCGGGAAGAATTTCTGATTCAG GCTAGCCCATCAGACCCGGAGAATTTTCCATTCATAGTGCTCGGAAACAAGATAGATGTTGATGGTGGGAATAGCCGTGTG GTTTCAGAGAAGAAGGCGAAGGCATGGTGTGCGTCAAAGAGCAACATTCCCTACTTCGAGACCTCTGCGAAAGAGGGGTTCAATGTTGAGGCTGCATTTGAATGTATAGCAAAGAATGCCTTTAAGAATGAACCTGAAGAGAACAT GTACCTTCCAAACACCGTCGATGTTACTGCTGGAGGGAGGCAACAAAGATCAGCATCGAGCTGCGAATGTTAA
- the LOC120251909 gene encoding ras-related protein Rab7-like isoform X1 yields MASRRRTLLKVIILGDSGVGKTSLMNQYVNRKFSNQYKATIGADFLTKEVQVEDRSFTLQIWDTAGQERFQSLGVAFYRGADCCVLVYDVNSMKSFDNLNNWREEFLIQVAMFTPILNCCSCSFRRFCDTSTLMVIFQASPSDPENFPFIVLGNKIDVDGGNSRVVSEKKAKAWCASKSNIPYFETSAKEGFNVEAAFECIAKNAFKNEPEENMYLPNTVDVTAGGRQQRSASSCEC; encoded by the exons ATGGCTTCTCGCAGGCGGACGCTTCTCAAGGTTATCATCCTCGGTGATAGCGG GGTTGGGAAGACGTCTCTGATGAATCA GTATGTGAATCGAAAGTTCAGCAACCAGTACAAAGCCACGATTGGAGCTGATTTCTTGACCAAAGAAGTGCAAGTGGAAGATAGGTCATTCACATTGCAG ATTTGGGACACAGCAGGGCAAGAAAGATTTCAGAGTCTTGGGGTGGCTTTTTACCGTGGTGCTGATTGCTGTGTTCTTGTTTATGATGTTAATTCCATGAAATCATTTGATAATCTGAACAATTGGCGGGAAGAATTTCTGATTCAGGTAGCCATGTTTACTCCTATCCTGAATTGTTGTTCTTGTAGTTTCAGAAGGTTTTGTGACACATCAACATTGATGGTCATATTTCAGGCTAGCCCATCAGACCCGGAGAATTTTCCATTCATAGTGCTCGGAAACAAGATAGATGTTGATGGTGGGAATAGCCGTGTG GTTTCAGAGAAGAAGGCGAAGGCATGGTGTGCGTCAAAGAGCAACATTCCCTACTTCGAGACCTCTGCGAAAGAGGGGTTCAATGTTGAGGCTGCATTTGAATGTATAGCAAAGAATGCCTTTAAGAATGAACCTGAAGAGAACAT GTACCTTCCAAACACCGTCGATGTTACTGCTGGAGGGAGGCAACAAAGATCAGCATCGAGCTGCGAATGTTAA